A region of the Candidatus Delongbacteria bacterium genome:
CTCTTGATATTTAAATTTTAAAGTTTGTAGCTTGAAATAAGTTTTTTGAGAACCTAAGATTTTACTTGATTTTTGACACAGTACATCGTATCCTTTGCATGTAATCCAATACTCGGTTCATCAAGAACATATATAATTCTGGTTAAGCCCGAACCTATTTGACTACTAATGCGTAATCTTTGAAGTTCTCCACCAGAAATTGAATCTGCTCGTCTATTCATGTTAAGATATGACAATCCAACTCTTTTAATAATACCAAGTTGCGTAGTTATTTCCTTAATTGTTTTTTTCAAGAATAGATCATTGGAATAGTTCTCAGAGACTGCAATAAAAAATTCATATAATTTACTAAAACTCATTTCTCCTAGTTCATGGATATTTTCCCCATTAAATCTGACCCAATTTACCTGTCTTTTTAACCTATCTCCATTACAATCTGGACATATATCAGGAGTAAAAAATTTGGCATAATAATTTTTTGATTCATTACCATCAGCTATGGCTTTATTGTATAAATTCTCAACATGAGATAAAATACCTTTATACTTAACATTCGAAAAATACTCCTCAGCGAAACATGTTACTTTAATTTTTATATCCTCATCCTTTGATAATCCAAAAAAGATTTTTTTCTTTAATTCTTCAGAAAGCTCTTTATAAGGTTGATTTGGATCAATATTGAAATGCTTTATAAATTGTTCTAAATTTGTCTTATTATAAGTATGAGAGTATAACGCCCCGTTCATTAGAGGTTTATCTTCATTTTTAATCAATAAATCTTGCGTCGGTTTCAAAAAATATCCAGAACCATTACAGGTTTTACATGCTCCAATTGAATTAAATGAGAAGAATCCTGGTTTTAAATTGTCCATTACTATTCCATGATCACAGCAATTTAAAAAGTAGTTTTTATCATTATCATTTGAAGAAATTACATCCAATGAGATAAAATTATTCCCAACCATAAATGCTCTTTCTAGTTTACCAAGACAACTACTTTTCTCTTCTCCATTAAAAATTGAGTCAATAAAAACCATCATGATGGATGGTTGGGGTAAATCTGTTGTTATCAAATTAGTTATATCGTAAACAATATTGTCAATTTTGATTTTTTTAAATCCATCATGTTTCAATTTGATCAGGAAATCATCCAAACTGTCGTTATGTGACCTAAAAACCGGTGAATAGATTTCTATAAATGCATCATTTGACAAATTATTCATTATTTCAATAATCTGCTTTGAGCTGTATTTATGAACTTCTTTGTTACAGTAAGGACAAAATCCTTTTGCTGCTACAGAATAAATTGTTCTTATTTTATCGTTTAATTCAGCAATACTTCCTACTGTAGAATTTTGGTTAGCAATTCCTTGTTTTTGTGAAATTGAAATAACTGGAGAAAGACCGGAAATAGAATCAATATCTAAAGAACTTCTTCTCTGTGAAAACACACTATCAATACAATTTATAGCTTCCAAATATTTTCGTTGTGCTTCTCCAAAAATTATATCATAAACAAGTGTTGACTTCCCCGACCCTGAAACTCCAGTAACAACAGTAAACTTATAACGAGGAATTTCAACTGTTATATTTTTAAGATTATGTACCCTAGCTCCTTTAATCAAAATATTTTGATTCATATCTTTTCCTGTTTCAATTCTTTTAAATCACTTAGTGCAATCCCTGTAAACGATTCTTTACACTTAATTATATCAGATACAGTTCCGCAAGCAACTAGATATCCTCCATCCTTACCACCTTCTGGACCTAAATCAATAATATAGTCGGCATGTTTAATTAGCTCAATCTGATGTTCGATAATTATAACGGTATTACCTGATTCTATCAATTTATTAAAACATTTTAACAATTTTTGAATATCTTGAATATGCAAACCAGTTGTAGGTTCATCGAACAAAAATAAAATCTGATCACCTTTTTTTCTTTCTGACAATTTTGAAGCTAATTTGAGTCTTTGACATTCGCCACCAGATAGTGTAGATGTTGCCTGACCTAAAGTAATATAATCTAGACCTACTTCTGTCAACAATTGCAATTTTTCAGTAATTTTGTTTTCATTACTAAAAAAGGAAATTGCTTCTTCAACTGTTAGTTTTAAAATTTCTTGAATATTTTTTTGTTGATATTTAACTGCAAGAATTTCTTGTTTAAAACGATTGCCCTGGCAACTTGGACATATTGTAAAATATTCTGGTGTTAATTCTGGATTAGGATAGATTGAGCCAATACCTGCACACTCTTCACAACGTCCACCAGGAGTATTAAAGGAAAAATGAGAATGAATTATATTTAATTTTTTTGCTAGTTCTTGTTTACTCATAATTTGCCGGATTCGATCATATACATCCAAGTATGTCGCTATATTTGACCTACTGGATTTGCCAATAGTTTGTTGATCAATAAGACAAATATCACTAATATGCTCAAGCCCAGAAAAGAATTCATGTTTTCCTGGACTTACACGATGATCATGAAATTGTTGATACAATTTTTTGTAAAGTATTTCATGAACTAATGTGCTTTTACCAGAACCTGACACTCCTGTAACGGCGATTAAACAACCCAATGGAAACTTAATTGTAATGTTTTTAAGATTATTTTCCCTAGCTCCACCGACTGTTAACCATTTACATGAACTAAACTTTGAAAGTTCTGCATTGTTAAAACTAGTTCTATTCTTTTGATTAATGTAACTTCCTGTAAGAAATCTCTCATTATCTAGAACATCACATAAATTACCTGCAATAACTACTTCTCCTCCGTGAAACCCAGCTCCAGGTCCTATCTCAATTACATAATCTGCTGCTTTTACAATATCCAAGTCATGTTCTACAACAACAACTGTATTCCCCAAGTCACAAAGTTTCTTTAATACACTTATTATTTTATTGGTATCTCTAGGATGCAACCCAATACTTGGCTCATCCAATATATAAATCAAACCCACTAAATCAGATCTAAGATAATTTGTTAATCTCACTCTTTGTAACTCACCACCCGAAAGAGTGTTTGATTTTCTATTTAGGCTTAAATATCCTAATCCTATTTGTTCAATTGATTTCAAATGATTGATTATTTCCGTAATAGAATTGTTTACAAGTAAGTTTCTATCTTCTTCTATTGCTTCTACAAAAAAAGTAACCAAGTCAGATATTGACATAATTTCCAGATCAGCAATACTTCGATTATTAAATTTAAACATTCGCGTGTATAAATTCAATCCACTCCCATCACAATCAAGACAGACTTTTGTACTATAAAACTTTTTTAGATTCTTTTGCAGAGCTATTTTGCAATCTTTTGAAAATTGTAATTTTGAGTTCAATAAATTAACTAAACCATTATAACTAATCTCTTGATTTTTTTCATTTACCTTATCTTCACCATAAAAAACAATATCAATTTCCCTTGGTGCTAATTTTTTCAAAGGTATTGATGTGTCTATGTTTAATTTATTGAGCAATTTACAAAAACTATCTTTACCATATAAAATATTCTCTATTGCACCTTCTTCTATTGATTTATTCCAATCTGCAATCATTAGGTTCGGATCTGCTTTATGTAAATATTTTCCTTCTCCACTACAAGTTAAACAGGCACCAGCTCCGCTTTTTGAAAAATAAACAGACTTTGGTTGTAACATTACCATGATATAGTCACAACATTTTTTTAGATAATCAATATGTAGCTCATTATTTATAATCTTTAAAGCTAAAAGACCATTTCCATACCAAAATCCCTCATTAAATTGAGAAGTTAGGTTTGTAGATTCTCCAACAATAACTCTATCAACAAGCATTAGTATTTTATCAATTTTATCCAGATCTCTACTTTCTATCTTACCAATATCAACACGGGTATCATTGATTAGAAAATATCTCATCCCATATTTTTTTAGTAAGTTAAAAAATTTATCATAATCATCATTGAATGATTCAAAAATCGGGGAGTATATTTCAATCTGAGTACCTTGTGGCATTTTCGATACAATTGATATTAGCTGTTCTGATGATAAGCAACTAATTTGTTCTCCACAATAAGGACATTGAGGAGTGCCATACGAAGCAAATAGATCATTTACTCTTTTTGTAATTCCACTTAAAGTACCTAGAGTCGATCTAGTGTCAAAGGTTCCTTTTTTCTGACTTATAGCAATAGTAGGTGATAAATTTTTAATAGAATCGAGATCATTTACTTTATCATTATTTTTGTTTGAAGCTTGAGAATAGTAGGAGACTGAGTTCAAAAATCTTCGTTGCCCTTCGCCAAAGATTATATCAAAGGCTAAAGATGATTTTCCTGAGCCGGAAACACCAGTTATCACAGTGAGTTTATCAAGAGGTATTGCAACATCGATATTTTTTAGATTGTGAACTTTTGCTCCCAATATTTCAATAAAATTACTCATATAACTCTCATATTTAATTAATCATTATTTATTATATGATAATTTTTATAATTAATCTCCAGTTTACTGCCCCATGACAATAGAGTAGGATTTTCTGTTCTTAGAAGAATCTTCTTCTCTACCAACCAGTCTAAATCTATACTTATATGATCAGAGTACTGCGTTTTATATTCCTCAACTGCTTCTATAAAATCTAAATCATTGCTTCTTTTGAGACAATAATCTAATAATGGCTGATAAACAATTCTTAAATTTTTATCTAAGTACATCTCAATTCCCTTTAGGGCTTTTTCTATCGTTGAAACTTCGCACAAATAATTCGCTTGAAATATTTCAGAAATTAAATTAGGTTCAATTTTTTTAGCAGCATAAATTGCTTTGTACTCATATTCAAGATCCTTGCTATTGATCAATAAAATAAGGTTACTTACATGTTCAACTATATATGCAGAAAGATAAAAATAACTTTCTTCTACATCACAATTTATAGCTAAATTTTTCTTTGCTTTCATTAACATTGAAGAAATTATACCAAATTCTCTTAACATTAACAATTGTCGTTCATGAAAATCCAACTGATATTCAGTAATTATTTTTTCTAAACCTTTATCTCTGCAAAAAACTAACTTCCCTTTATTTACTTTCATTTTATTAACAGAATCAGGTAGAGATTTCTCCATCATTGTTTTAAAGCTAATTCTAACATAACAATTAATATCAAAATTAATTCCAGACTCAATAATCAAGCCATTTTTTAGATTAATCTCTTTATCTGATATTATTATTAAATCTATATCTGATTTATTCCAGATTTGTTTTGTAATCATACTCCCTGTAAGAATTACAGCTATAATATTCTTATCTTTTTTTAATCTTTCAATGAAGCTATTAGCAACTTCATTATAAATTTGATACAAATCACTCATAATTAATGTCCTTTTTCTAATGCTTTAAACCTAATGATTCTTAACCAAAATTCTACTCAACTTCTCTACAAACTCTGCTGATATTTTTTAATTTCCAATTCCCAGTATATCAAAGATAAAAGCATATTGAAGAGCTATGTTCTTTCCTCCTGAGAAGTGATGACCTTCATCTTGAAAATCAATTAACAGAGTGTTATCACCTTGTTTAAATTCTCTTAACTTAGCAATATATTTCAATGGACCAAAAAAATCTACCCTAGTATCATTTAATCCGGTTGTAACATAAATATGTGGATAAATTTGTTCTTTAATGTTACTATAAGGACACCATGATTTCATAGACTCATACTCTTCCTTAATCGCAGGATTGCCCCATTCAAGATAATGCCACTCTTTAAATGTCCAGGTAGAACGTTCCAGCATTTGCCCTAAAACATCCGCAACTGGTACTTCAGCAATTACAATTTTAAATAAATCAGGTCGCATATTGGCAGCCCCAAGAACTAAAGTACCGCCTGCACTTCCACCGAATATAATTATTTTATCTTTGCTAGTATATTTCTCTTGAATCAAGTGCTCGGCACAGTTTATTAAATCAGTAAAACTATTTATTTTATTAAATCTCTTGCCACCTTCATGCCATTTTTTTCCATAAAAACCACCTCCTCTAACTTGAGCAACAGCATAGATAGCACCTCTTTCAGCTAACAAAAGACGCTCAGTAGCAAATGATACCGTAGGCAAACAATATCCGTAATTCCCATAAGCTTCAAGATATAATGGATTACTGCCATTTTGCAGAGTACCTTTCTTATAAAATAAACATATAGGAATAAGTGTACCATCATCAGCTTTGGCAAAAGTTGTTTTAGAAATAAAATCATCAGGATTATAATCTTTGATCTTATTTGCCTTGATTACAACTTTTTCTTTTGTTTTCAGATTGAAATTAATTAATGTCCACGGTGTTTTAAATGAGCTATAATCAACATATACAATTTCATTTTTGAAATCAACTTTATCTATTATTATTGTATACATCTCTTCTGGTAACTCTAAATAATAATAATCTCTATTTTCAATATTGATTATTTTAAGTCTTTTTTGACCATTGTACTCTTCAAGAAAAAGAAAGAAATTTTTACTAGTTTTTATTGAAGAAAGCTCTATTGAATGATCTTTTTCTGGAGTATAAAAGATTTCCCCCTCATCAGAACTATCTGAAAGTCTTTTAATTATAATATTAGTACTGTATTTATCACTTTTAGCAATAAAAGCTAAGTCATTCCCTATTTCTACTTCATATTCAAAATCTTTATCATAGGGAGCTAACATTACAAAATCTCCGTAAGGATTTTTTAAATCAAGATATTGTATTGATTTAATTGACCCACAAGTGTATGCTACATAGTAAATATAATTTTTACATGATGACTTTCCCAAAGAAGATTCTAAAAATTTATTTTCTTCTTCAATTATCAAAATATCATCTTTTGATGAAGTATATAATTCATGCCTATAATTAAACTGAAACAAGTTTGTTTCGGTGTTTAATGAAGAATATAAAATTATATTATCAGCTGCCCATTCAAAGCATAAAACTGCTTCTGTTTTAGCATCAGATTTTAGATCATCTAAAACTATTCCGGAAGATATTTCCTGAATGAACAATTGGCAAATTTCACTACCGTCTTTATCTATAAGATAAGCAATGAATTTATGATTCGGACTGACTTTTAACCCATGAATAGAATTATAATTATTCCCACCATCAACTATATTTAGATCTAAAACAAGCTCTTCAGCTCCATTTTCACCTTTTTTCCTATAGTAGTTTTTCAATTTCCCACCATCGGCTTTACGATAATAGTATAAATATTCATCAATCTCCTCATAAATAATCCGCTCATCTTTGATCACCCTTGAGGATAGCTCTTCCAATAATTTCTTTTGCATCTCTTCAGTATGTTTCAGACTTTCTTTGGTAAACTGGTTTTCAGCATCCACATACTCCATGATTTCGGATTTGTTGTTCTCAACATCTTCCATCCAACAGTAGTTGTCAATTAATATATCATCGTGAACTACGTTTCTAGTTTCGATTTTTTTCGCTTTTAACATTATAGGTACCCATTTTAAATTTTATTTTCTTACTTATCTGGCCTTTTAGTTGTAAATAATAATCTTTCATTCTGAACCTCCTTTTAATTGTAATTTTAGTAACTTAATTATTCTCATTCTTTTTTGCTATGTTTTTACTGACTCTGCTTTAATTTCATTAATCCTTATCGTTTCATAAATTTACTGTTCTCAAAAGTGTATTTGAAAGTATTTTAATGAACATAACGTTCTTGGAAGTTGTCGAAGTTTGAATCTCCATATGCTAATTTGTTCATCTTTGCGTCAACTAGATGTTAGCTAATGTAGGCACTTGGTCTACTCAGAAAGTTATCACTTACTTCTAATCTCTTCAAAAAATTTCATCATTTCTTTGCTTAACTATCATACAAATCATCATCATATTTATTTGAATGTTGATCGGCAAACCCGTGAACACTCGGATAAATCTCTATGAAGGAAATGTTTTCTTTTACTCTAATATTTTCGATCAACTCCACCACATCAAACGATTTTTCATTCTATGTAAAGTAAATTGTACTGGACATTTAGCCGTAATGAATAAGCCTCCCCAGCCGTTTCAATGGCGGGGAAGGCTGTGTTATAAGTAGTAGTGTAGACTCTTTTTCAGGTACAATGATCGTAAGTTATTTCTTACTTTCAGCATCTTTTAAGTAGTATCCATCAAATGGTTCACCTAATAGATGATGGCAGAACCAGTATAGATTTTGTCTTGTAATTGCTCTGAGTAAATTAGGAGTACTTGGCCCATGCCCCATATTGTCATATATAACCATTTTGGGGTTAATATTTAACTCTTTCAAGCCACGATACAGTTCATAAGCATTGGCAACAGGAACACGTTTATCTGCACTTCCATGCTGAATAAGAGTAGGTGTTTTAGCTTTTTTAATATGAGTCATAGGTGATGTTTTTTGATAAATTTCTTTATCGTTAAAAGGGACATCATTAAGATATGCTTTAGTAAATCTTGGGTTATCTGTATTATAGTAATAAGTTTCCCAGTTGCTAATACCTGCGCCAACAGAAATAGCCTTAAAACGATCACTATAAGTTGCACAAAAAGCTGAAATATAGCCACCTTGACTCCAGCCCATCACACCTACTTTATCTCTGTCAGCATAACCTTGTTCAATAAGATAATCAACACCTGAAATTACATCTTCATAATCACCAATACCTAGGTTTTTAAAATTTGAAGAACGAAATTTCTCTCCATACCCAGCACTTCCACGATAATTAGGTTCAATAACTATAAAGCCTTTCTCCACGAAAGTTTCCGTAGGATAAGCCCATTCCCCTAAAGTGATTGGGAAACTGGTAGCTGTTGGCCCCCCATGTATAATAACCAAAAGAGGATATTTCTTATTTTTATCTAAATCTTCTGGTAAAGATAAAACACCTTCTATCTCAGCTCCATCAGCGTTAACCCATTGAACTAACTCTTTGCGAGATACTTTTCTATTTTTAAGAATTGCAGTTCTATTAGTTAATTTAACATCATTATAGTACATTTCACCTAATTCATTAGGCTTGTACTTTAAATATGCAGAATGCTCTCCATCTTTCGAGCAGCTAAGATCTGAAAAATAAGATCCTTTCTCTCCTAAAACTGTCTCTATTTTATCATTATTGTTGATAAGTGAAAACTTAGAATCAGTTCTGTTTATATGAAATAAATAAATTCCTTTATCATTCCACTGAGTCATATATAGAACTTCATCAAGATTAGTATTTACAATTTTTACTTCTTTAGTTTCTAGATTATACTTATAGATTTCATTATTAAACATCCAAGATTTTTTAACGCTAAAACATATTTCAGTTGAATCTGGAGAAAAAAGAATCTTCCCTTCCAAATTCTCGATTTCCAGCTTTTCAACAGTCTTTGATTTTATGTCATAAAGATACAACTTCAAATTATCATAATCCTCTCTTTTTGGAGATGAAGCTGCTGTAAAAACTAATTTTCTATTATCTCTGGAAGCATCTATACTATAAATATAGAAATTGTAGTCCTCAAGTAACAATACAGAAGGAAAATATTTATTAGCCTTATCTTTCTTACTTCTTGTTCTTAAATCTTCTGGCTCACTGTATCTTGACTTTGCTTTAGATAATCCTTTTTTAAGTTCTAGATAAAATAGACTGTTGCTTTCTTTATCCTCATCGATATAATCAAACTTACCATATTTATCATGACGATCCTTGAGCTTTTTAGCTTCTGGAGATTCCGATGCATAGAAAAATCCTTTATTATCAGCTGCCCAGATAAAACTGTACACACCTTCTTTAGCAAAAGAAACCTGAGTTTTTGCCATTGTGTTCACATCTATGATAAATATTTGATTCTTACTATCTTTACCATCTGCCTTACGAATAATAGCTAAAGTTCTACCATCTGAAGACCATTTTGGTGATTGACAATTACCATCTATCTTACTTGACAACTGGGTGTGCTTTTTCTTCTTTACTTCATATAACCAAAGTTCGCTGATATATTTGTTGTCATTCCAATCGGTAGCAAGTTTCTTGTATACTACCATTGTTCCATCATTATTAACAACTACTGATCCAATTTTCTCAAGTGAAATTATCTCCTCAATTGAAAAATGTTTTCTTTTTATTGTCATATATTTCTCCTAATATAACTGTTTGAATAATTTATAAAAGCAATGAGCGTTATTACTTGTAACGTTGAGTGTATGCGTAGTGGCGGATTTCGGAACTTTTCGCTATCAAACCGAGATGGTGTTGGTGCGAGTCACAAACCTTGATATTTACTACTTACTCCGCCATTACGTATGACACATTGTTGGTGGTAGTAATTACTCAAACGAGTCATCACTTTCATTGTCTGTACTATATGGGTCATAATCAATTTCGCCTCTTATCTTAGTTGTTCCAGTCAAGTCAATAATTTCTTCAGCAATTAATTGTTTTCTTTGATTAAAGAACGAATCATAATCAGAATTTTCTAAATGCTCAATACATTTTTCATCTATAAAGTGTGATTTCAATATCGAGAGAAAATTGTTACTATGTGCTTTTTTGATATCGCTAACGATTTGAAGGAAATTTAATTCTTTAGTCTCTGTTCTACTACTAAATAGAATATTTACACATGATCTAGAATTCTTACTGTTAGACTCCTTATCTATAATATAGTGAAATTGATTTTTGTCAACACTTGATAATAGAGTATTGCTTTCATAAATAATGCCTTCTATTAAATCAATTGGTTTTCTGTTTGCTAATAAAAGAGCAAA
Encoded here:
- the uvrA gene encoding excinuclease ABC subunit UvrA → MSNFIEILGAKVHNLKNIDVAIPLDKLTVITGVSGSGKSSLAFDIIFGEGQRRFLNSVSYYSQASNKNNDKVNDLDSIKNLSPTIAISQKKGTFDTRSTLGTLSGITKRVNDLFASYGTPQCPYCGEQISCLSSEQLISIVSKMPQGTQIEIYSPIFESFNDDYDKFFNLLKKYGMRYFLINDTRVDIGKIESRDLDKIDKILMLVDRVIVGESTNLTSQFNEGFWYGNGLLALKIINNELHIDYLKKCCDYIMVMLQPKSVYFSKSGAGACLTCSGEGKYLHKADPNLMIADWNKSIEEGAIENILYGKDSFCKLLNKLNIDTSIPLKKLAPREIDIVFYGEDKVNEKNQEISYNGLVNLLNSKLQFSKDCKIALQKNLKKFYSTKVCLDCDGSGLNLYTRMFKFNNRSIADLEIMSISDLVTFFVEAIEEDRNLLVNNSITEIINHLKSIEQIGLGYLSLNRKSNTLSGGELQRVRLTNYLRSDLVGLIYILDEPSIGLHPRDTNKIISVLKKLCDLGNTVVVVEHDLDIVKAADYVIEIGPGAGFHGGEVVIAGNLCDVLDNERFLTGSYINQKNRTSFNNAELSKFSSCKWLTVGGARENNLKNITIKFPLGCLIAVTGVSGSGKSTLVHEILYKKLYQQFHDHRVSPGKHEFFSGLEHISDICLIDQQTIGKSSRSNIATYLDVYDRIRQIMSKQELAKKLNIIHSHFSFNTPGGRCEECAGIGSIYPNPELTPEYFTICPSCQGNRFKQEILAVKYQQKNIQEILKLTVEEAISFFSNENKITEKLQLLTEVGLDYITLGQATSTLSGGECQRLKLASKLSERKKGDQILFLFDEPTTGLHIQDIQKLLKCFNKLIESGNTVIIIEHQIELIKHADYIIDLGPEGGKDGGYLVACGTVSDIIKCKESFTGIALSDLKELKQEKI
- a CDS encoding nucleotidyltransferase domain-containing protein; translation: MSDLYQIYNEVANSFIERLKKDKNIIAVILTGSMITKQIWNKSDIDLIIISDKEINLKNGLIIESGINFDINCYVRISFKTMMEKSLPDSVNKMKVNKGKLVFCRDKGLEKIITEYQLDFHERQLLMLREFGIISSMLMKAKKNLAINCDVEESYFYLSAYIVEHVSNLILLINSKDLEYEYKAIYAAKKIEPNLISEIFQANYLCEVSTIEKALKGIEMYLDKNLRIVYQPLLDYCLKRSNDLDFIEAVEEYKTQYSDHISIDLDWLVEKKILLRTENPTLLSWGSKLEINYKNYHIINND
- a CDS encoding S9 family peptidase — protein: MLKAKKIETRNVVHDDILIDNYCWMEDVENNKSEIMEYVDAENQFTKESLKHTEEMQKKLLEELSSRVIKDERIIYEEIDEYLYYYRKADGGKLKNYYRKKGENGAEELVLDLNIVDGGNNYNSIHGLKVSPNHKFIAYLIDKDGSEICQLFIQEISSGIVLDDLKSDAKTEAVLCFEWAADNIILYSSLNTETNLFQFNYRHELYTSSKDDILIIEEENKFLESSLGKSSCKNYIYYVAYTCGSIKSIQYLDLKNPYGDFVMLAPYDKDFEYEVEIGNDLAFIAKSDKYSTNIIIKRLSDSSDEGEIFYTPEKDHSIELSSIKTSKNFFLFLEEYNGQKRLKIINIENRDYYYLELPEEMYTIIIDKVDFKNEIVYVDYSSFKTPWTLINFNLKTKEKVVIKANKIKDYNPDDFISKTTFAKADDGTLIPICLFYKKGTLQNGSNPLYLEAYGNYGYCLPTVSFATERLLLAERGAIYAVAQVRGGGFYGKKWHEGGKRFNKINSFTDLINCAEHLIQEKYTSKDKIIIFGGSAGGTLVLGAANMRPDLFKIVIAEVPVADVLGQMLERSTWTFKEWHYLEWGNPAIKEEYESMKSWCPYSNIKEQIYPHIYVTTGLNDTRVDFFGPLKYIAKLREFKQGDNTLLIDFQDEGHHFSGGKNIALQYAFIFDILGIGN
- a CDS encoding S9 family peptidase, whose translation is MTIKRKHFSIEEIISLEKIGSVVVNNDGTMVVYKKLATDWNDNKYISELWLYEVKKKKHTQLSSKIDGNCQSPKWSSDGRTLAIIRKADGKDSKNQIFIIDVNTMAKTQVSFAKEGVYSFIWAADNKGFFYASESPEAKKLKDRHDKYGKFDYIDEDKESNSLFYLELKKGLSKAKSRYSEPEDLRTRSKKDKANKYFPSVLLLEDYNFYIYSIDASRDNRKLVFTAASSPKREDYDNLKLYLYDIKSKTVEKLEIENLEGKILFSPDSTEICFSVKKSWMFNNEIYKYNLETKEVKIVNTNLDEVLYMTQWNDKGIYLFHINRTDSKFSLINNNDKIETVLGEKGSYFSDLSCSKDGEHSAYLKYKPNELGEMYYNDVKLTNRTAILKNRKVSRKELVQWVNADGAEIEGVLSLPEDLDKNKKYPLLVIIHGGPTATSFPITLGEWAYPTETFVEKGFIVIEPNYRGSAGYGEKFRSSNFKNLGIGDYEDVISGVDYLIEQGYADRDKVGVMGWSQGGYISAFCATYSDRFKAISVGAGISNWETYYYNTDNPRFTKAYLNDVPFNDKEIYQKTSPMTHIKKAKTPTLIQHGSADKRVPVANAYELYRGLKELNINPKMVIYDNMGHGPSTPNLLRAITRQNLYWFCHHLLGEPFDGYYLKDAESKK